The genomic segment ATATAGGTTATcattaaaaaagatataatttattttatttttaattattataaactcTTTAcagaaaacatatatttttaaatagataattatatttttcaaacatcgtatattatgaattaaaattataataataacataaaatatatgcaatttatataatatatatgataatgcttctcttatataaatttataatatatgtcaatagaaattaaaatataatttttacaaaatttttgaaaattttaaagagttaatatttttcatagaaaaatataatagaaaaaaaagtaaacCATATtacattctttattttcaaaTATCACAAAATAGAATATtgaaataatgtatatatatgtatataattataataatatattatcaaaatattacaattcttaaattataaatattatatattagtatACGATAGGATactacataaaaatataaaaacatagtattttattatatgtaaatttttacataaataatgttttttttttcttttttgtttgttacttaataataaatattaatattttttgtgataattatataatttaatactttaattataaataaatgttttaaattatttgtaatatttctataaaaataaaaatgataatattaatcttaGTAACAACATAGATAAATTAGAGAGAATTGTAAAATATCAACAATTTttagaacaaaataaatattaaaaacttTAAGATAccaaattaatttataaatatatatatactattagGTTAAAAAgattttacattatttattatgatacATAAAGtttgttattaatttttctttataatagCAAAATTAGGAACATATTTGTTTGaataattatttcatatgcatttcatatatatgttctaaaatggaattatatatataagttatatacaatttttaaAACTATGGTTTTACACATTTGCAAATAATTTACAACACAAAAATacattgtattattattatatcgtAACGtgttatgtaaaaatatgaaaaacaaaattatcattataatttattgtgtgatataaaattaaatttaattacaaattaaaaaaaaattataaaaaatataaaatgttttgattaatttttttaatattaatttttttttttgtaattaataaaatggcAAATGTGGTTCCactatagaaaaaaatatatttacataatgggaaaataattgtgtattatattattaaaaatataataatattttaatttattaatatgtatttctgtcaataaataaaatatattattatatatctataattatttagttataatttaaattataaaataatataagtattacaataaaaatgaaagtccattattttaatatattattatttcccttttcattaaatataatgttgTTGTCATCACAGGTATGCATCAAATTatcatgataattataataatataaataaaaattatatatatatttttttttaacaaaccTTATATCTAATAATTATACCTATACATACAATGacttatgtatataaataacatttaTATCAACATTcattatgtattataattgtgacaaatatatataatcataaattACAAggaaacattatatatatataattttttataggtATATAATCAAAGGAACCATTACATAACACTTCATATGCCAAACACAGAATCAATAAAAAGACATAGATCTTTATGCGAATGCGACCTATATATGCCTAATTATGACAATGACCCACAAATGAAAGAAGTGATGGATAATTTCAATAAACAGACACAACAAAGATTTAATGAATATGACGACCGTATGAATGAAAAACGCCAAAAACGTAAAGAACAaagagataaaaatatagacgaaattattaaaaaagatagAATGGACAAATCATTAGCAGAAAAAGTAGAAAAATGTTGTCTTATATGTGGGTGTGGATTAGGAGGTGTAGCAGCAAGTGTTGGGATATTTGGTACAGTTGCTGTAAAAGAGTTGACAAAAGCTGCTATTACTACGGCTACGGAATTAGCTAAGGAAGAGGCCATGGTTGAAGGTGTTGCTAAGGGTGCTGCGGCAGGTAAGGAATTTGTTATTGCAAAATTACAAGAAATGGGTATATCAACTCTACGTGGTAATGTATTTGAAACATTATTTACTgcacaaaattataataatgtcaAAACCATTGCTCTTGCTATAAATACTCAATATGACGCCTCGTCATGTCCTATACATGGCTCTGGACCTAGTGAGACTTTT from the Plasmodium falciparum 3D7 genome assembly, chromosome: 14 genome contains:
- a CDS encoding rifin; amino-acid sequence: MKVHYFNILLFPFSLNIMLLSSQVYNQRNHYITLHMPNTESIKRHRSLCECDLYMPNYDNDPQMKEVMDNFNKQTQQRFNEYDDRMNEKRQKRKEQRDKNIDEIIKKDRMDKSLAEKVEKCCLICGCGLGGVAASVGIFGTVAVKELTKAAITTATELAKEEAMVEGVAKGAAAGKEFVIAKLQEMGISTLRGNVFETLFTAQNYNNVKTIALAINTQYDASSCPIHGSGPSETFCALVNQKSVAALKVQRMTQGGAVSTYEVIETAVKPIVSEAETVAAAAAKKATEEAIKASTEAVESAYAACQTAIIASVVAILVIVLVMMIIYLILRYRRKKKMNKRAQYTKLLNQ